Part of the Leifsonia soli genome is shown below.
GTGGGGCCGGATGCCGACGGAACGGCGTCCACGGACCTCCGATCGCCCACGGACCCTCTCCTCTCGCCGACCCGCCCCACGCTACGGCACGCGCCGCGACGGCGCGAAGGCCCGCGCGGGAGGACGTCCGCGCCTCACGCGACCGCATCCCCTCCGTTCCGCGCCGGAGGCAGGCCGTCGGAAACGGAGGAGTCTGCGGGCGGCGCGCCGAGTCCTGGCGTGAAACGGAGGCGGACCGGGCCGATCAGCGCCGCAGATCCTCCGTTTCGCGCACGGCGCACGCGAGCATGGGAGGGGATGCGGCTCAGCCCCGCGCCTCCTGCACGTCGCGGGTCTTGAGGGTCCAGTAGGTCGTGACGGGATGCGTGCCGAGCACGATCTTGCCGCGCGAGTGCAGGTTCTGCAGGTCGTCGTAGGCGTACTTGATGTCGGTGAGCGGATAGAAGCCGGAGATCAGCAGGGTGAACGCGCGTTCGTCGGCGAGCTGCGCGAGCCTCCCCAGCTGCGCGGTGCCGTGCGCCACCGTCTCGGGGTCGTCCTGGAGCAGCCGCAGCTCGGTGTCGCGGCGGTCCTCGCTCGACCGGTACCTCGACGGCGGGACGCCGAGCGCCTCCGCCAGGGCCCGTCCGTCCTGCCCGAAGTTGTCGATCAGCGCGGTGACGCCCGTTGGCGCCTCGGCGCGGATGCGCTCCTCGATCGCGTCGCCGTAGCGCACCGGCCGGATGCCCAGCTGCCGCAGGTAGTCGAAGTTGCGGTCCCCGCACGTTCCGATGACCCGGGCGCCCCGGTGCTTGGCCAGCTGCGCCTCGATGCTGCCGACGCCGCCGGCCGCCGCGGAGATGACGACCGTGTCGTCCGGGCCGATGCGGAGGTCGTCGAGCGTGTCGAGAGCGGTCACTCCCGCGAGGTACAGGCCGCCGGCCACCTCCCACGGAACGTGCGGCGGCTTCGAGACGAGGGCCGCGACCGGCACGACGATGTACTCGGCGTGCGCCCCGACACGGACGTGCCCGATCACCTCCGCGCCCTTCCGGAACCGGCCGGCGGCGTCGCCGGTGACGACGATGCCGGCGAAGTCGCTGCCCGAGCCCCGGGGGAACGGCTCATCCGCCCAGGCCGTCTCCCGGCCGGTGCGGATGAATCCGTCGATGTGGTTGATCCCGGTGGCGATCACCTCGACGAGCACCTCGTCCGGGCCAGGCGTCGCCAACGGCCGTGTGCGTTTCTGGAGGACGTCGACATCCCCGTTGCCGTCGTACTCGAAGACCATGGTCTCCCCGGGCGTCTTTGCCATGGGATGCTCCTCCCGCCGCCGATCGCTGTGATCGTGACGTCAGGATATACCTAGCTTGGCTAGAAACTCTACTGTCTACCGTTACCCGTCGCCGCCGCGACGAGCACACGCGTCAGAACGACGCCGCATGCTCGAAGTGCAGCTGCAGCGGCTCGACAGGCACATCGAGGTTCGCTCCGCCGCGGTACCGAGCGCCGATGTGGCGTTCGGGGAGGCGGGAGCGACCCGCGCCGAACAGGCGCTCGCGCAGCGTACCCGAGGAGGAGCCCTCGTCGGGCAGGCGGCCACGATGGCGCAGCTCGGGCACCACCAGATCGGCGAAGTCGCGGGCCGTGTCGAAGGAGTGGTACTGCCGCAGGTTGATGCCGTCCAGCCCGTCCTCGTCCAGCCAGCGCTCGATCTCATCGGCGACGGTCCTCGGGTCGCCGACCACGAGGAACCTCTCGTCGCGGCCCACCTTGATGAAGTCGAGCGCCTGGCCGACCGTGCTGTCGAGCGGAAGGTACGGCACCTTCGAGGCCGGGAAGTCGGCGCGTGCCAGCGCCTCCCGCACGGTGATGTCGCGCGGGAACGCGGTCAGGTCGACCGGCAGGCTGCTGTGCGCGAGGATGCCGTCGAGGCTCGCGCGCTCCCGGTACAGCCGCCACTTGTCCTCGGCCTCCTCCTGCGTCCGTCCGACGATGACCCCGGCCATCGCGATGAAGCGGATGTCGTCGCGCTCGCGCCCGTGCCGTACGGCCGCCTCGCGCATCCCGTCGGCATTGCGCCGGAACTCCTCGCTGGTGCGGCCGCCGGTGAAGACGACCTCGGCGTGACGCCCGGCGAACTCGATGCCCGCCGGCGATCCGGTCGCCTGGAACAGCGTCGGCGTCCGCTGCACCGACGGGTGGACGATGTGCGGCCCGGCGACGCGGAACCGCTCGCCGACGTGGTCGATGTACCGCACCTTCGACGGGTCGGTGAACACCCCGGCCGCACGGTCGGCGACGACGGCGTCGTCATCCCACGAGCCCTCCCACAGCTTGTAGAGCACGTCGAGGTACTCGTCGGCGTACCGGTAGCGCTCGTCGTGCGGCACCTCGCCGTCGAGGCCGAAGTTGCGCGCGGCGTTCGGGAGGTACGACGTGACGATGTTCCAGCCGATGCGACCCTTGGTCAGGTGGTCGAGCGTCGACATCCGGCGGGCGAACGCGAACGGCGGTTCGTAGGTGGTCGAGAAGGTCACGCCGAAGCCGAGCCGCTCGGTCACCGCGGCCATCGCCGGGACGAGCAGCAGCGGGTCGAGGTTCGGGCTCTGCAGCCCCTCGCGCAGCGCCGTCTCCGGGCCGCCGCGGAACACGTCGTACGCGCCGATCACGTCCGCGAGGAAGATGCCGTCGAAGCCGCCGTGCTCGAGCAGCTGCGCCAGCTCCAGCCAGTAGTCGAGGTCGGCGAACCGCTCCCGGTTGTTGCCCGGAAGCGTCCACAGGCCGTGCGTGATGTGGCTCACGCAGGCCATCTCGAACAGGTTCACGAAGAGCTGCTTCGGTTCGCTCATGCGGCGGTCTCGCTTTCAGGGGTGGCGGCGGCTCGCGCGGCCGGGTCGAACTCCGGGATGGCGGCGATCAGGGCACGAGTGTACGGGTGCGCGGGCCGTTCGAAGACATCATCCGGCGACCCCTCCTCCACCACCACCCCGTCCTTCATGACGAGGACGCGGTCGCTGAGATGGCTGATGACGCCGAGGTCGTGCGAGATAAACAGGTAGGCGACGCCCGACTCGCGCTGCAACTCGGCGAGCAGGTCGAGGATCTGGCCCTGGATGGTGACGTCGAGCGCCGAGACGGCCTCGTCCAGCACGATCACGTCCGGACGGGGCGCCAGCGCGCGGGCGATGGCCACGCGCTGACGCTGCCCGCCCGACAGCTTGAGCGGGAAGCGCGGGAGCACGCTCGCGGGCAGGCCGACCTGCTCCAGCAGTTCGAGCACCCGCGCGCGCCGCTCCCCGGCCGCGGCGAACCGCTCCGAGCGCAGGGCGTCGAGCAGGATGCGCTCGACGTTCCAGCGCGGATCGAACGAGCTCAGCGGGTCCTGGTAGACCACGGCGATGCGGCTGCGCAGACCGCGCCGCCTGCTCTCCGCGAGCGGCGCCCAGGGCTGACCGAGCAGCCGCACGGCGCCGCCGTCGAGCGACTCCAGCCCGAGAGCGAGGCGTGCGGTGGTGCTCTTGCCCGATCCGGACTCCCCGACGATGCCGAGGGTCTCGCCGGCCCGGAGCGAGAACGAGACCCGGTCGACCGCCGTGGTGACGGTCCCGTCGGAGGTGTGGAAGCGCTTCACGAGCTCGGTCGCCTCCAGCACGACCGCCCCGGCCGGCGGCTTGGCCGGCACCGGTGCGGCCCCCGGCGTGAGGGCGTGGCCGCGGGTCGCCTCGCCCGGCACGGCGGCGATCAGGGCACGTGTGTACTCATGGGAGGGCGCGCCGAGCACCTGGTCCGCCTGGCCCTGCTCCAGCACGTCGCCACCCCGCATCACCAGGATGTGGTCGGCGAGCCGGGCGACGACCGACAGGTCGTGACTGATCAGGATCACGGAGGCGCCGCGCTCCTTCATCCGCTCCAGCTGGTCGAGCACCTGCGCCTGCACGGTCACGTCGAGCGCCGTCGTGGGCTCGTCGGCGATCACGATGTCGGGATCGAGCGCGATGGCGGACGCGATCAGCGCGCGCTGCCGCAGACCGCCCGAGAGCTGGTCGGGCCGCTGCTTGGCACGGACGGCCGGGAACGGCACTCCCACCCGCGTGAGCAGGTCGAGCACGCGCTCCCGCCGCGCCCGGCGGCCGCCCCAGCCGTGCAGCCGGAGCGCCTCCTCGATCTCGCGCCCGACCGCGCGCAGCGGGTCGAGCGACACCAGCGCATCCTGCAGCACGAACCCGATGTCGCGGCCGCGGATGCGCTTCCACTCCCGCGGGCCGAAGGCGCGGACGTCCTCGTGGTGGATGGTCAGCTCGTCCGCCTCGACGACCGCCGACCGGCCCGCGAGGCCGACCAGGGAGCGGGCCGTCACCGACTTGCCCGAGCCGGACTCCCCGACGATCGCGACGCACT
Proteins encoded:
- a CDS encoding NADP-dependent oxidoreductase, translating into MAKTPGETMVFEYDGNGDVDVLQKRTRPLATPGPDEVLVEVIATGINHIDGFIRTGRETAWADEPFPRGSGSDFAGIVVTGDAAGRFRKGAEVIGHVRVGAHAEYIVVPVAALVSKPPHVPWEVAGGLYLAGVTALDTLDDLRIGPDDTVVISAAAGGVGSIEAQLAKHRGARVIGTCGDRNFDYLRQLGIRPVRYGDAIEERIRAEAPTGVTALIDNFGQDGRALAEALGVPPSRYRSSEDRRDTELRLLQDDPETVAHGTAQLGRLAQLADERAFTLLISGFYPLTDIKYAYDDLQNLHSRGKIVLGTHPVTTYWTLKTRDVQEARG
- a CDS encoding NtaA/DmoA family FMN-dependent monooxygenase (This protein belongs to a clade of FMN-dependent monooxygenases, within a broader family of flavin-dependent oxidoreductases, the luciferase-like monooxygenase (LMM) family, some of whose members use coenzyme F420 rather than FMN.), whose protein sequence is MSEPKQLFVNLFEMACVSHITHGLWTLPGNNRERFADLDYWLELAQLLEHGGFDGIFLADVIGAYDVFRGGPETALREGLQSPNLDPLLLVPAMAAVTERLGFGVTFSTTYEPPFAFARRMSTLDHLTKGRIGWNIVTSYLPNAARNFGLDGEVPHDERYRYADEYLDVLYKLWEGSWDDDAVVADRAAGVFTDPSKVRYIDHVGERFRVAGPHIVHPSVQRTPTLFQATGSPAGIEFAGRHAEVVFTGGRTSEEFRRNADGMREAAVRHGRERDDIRFIAMAGVIVGRTQEEAEDKWRLYRERASLDGILAHSSLPVDLTAFPRDITVREALARADFPASKVPYLPLDSTVGQALDFIKVGRDERFLVVGDPRTVADEIERWLDEDGLDGINLRQYHSFDTARDFADLVVPELRHRGRLPDEGSSSGTLRERLFGAGRSRLPERHIGARYRGGANLDVPVEPLQLHFEHAASF
- a CDS encoding ABC transporter ATP-binding protein, with the translated sequence MSIVERDSAETDGIVEELDWPATRLRVRNLRTAFRVDGVLRPVVHGVSFDLRPGECVAIVGESGSGKSVTARSLVGLAGRSAVVEADELTIHHEDVRAFGPREWKRIRGRDIGFVLQDALVSLDPLRAVGREIEEALRLHGWGGRRARRERVLDLLTRVGVPFPAVRAKQRPDQLSGGLRQRALIASAIALDPDIVIADEPTTALDVTVQAQVLDQLERMKERGASVILISHDLSVVARLADHILVMRGGDVLEQGQADQVLGAPSHEYTRALIAAVPGEATRGHALTPGAAPVPAKPPAGAVVLEATELVKRFHTSDGTVTTAVDRVSFSLRAGETLGIVGESGSGKSTTARLALGLESLDGGAVRLLGQPWAPLAESRRRGLRSRIAVVYQDPLSSFDPRWNVERILLDALRSERFAAAGERRARVLELLEQVGLPASVLPRFPLKLSGGQRQRVAIARALAPRPDVIVLDEAVSALDVTIQGQILDLLAELQRESGVAYLFISHDLGVISHLSDRVLVMKDGVVVEEGSPDDVFERPAHPYTRALIAAIPEFDPAARAAATPESETAA